In the Pseudoalteromonas ulvae UL12 genome, one interval contains:
- a CDS encoding YqgE/AlgH family protein: MQSLENHFLIAMPTMLDPSFKQTVTYICEHNNEGAMGLVINHPTDFTIGQLLDKVDIENDKSTESSQSLVFAGGPVDTERGFVLHSTKYGFATSSALSEQIMITTSKDVLASLTTSQSPDNFLVTLGYAGWSAGQLESELQQNAWLTIQADPEIIFNTPAHLRWEKAIEMLGIDLAMLSHQVGHA; this comes from the coding sequence ATGCAATCATTAGAAAATCATTTTTTAATCGCAATGCCCACCATGCTTGATCCGAGTTTTAAGCAAACGGTTACCTATATTTGCGAGCACAATAATGAGGGTGCTATGGGGTTAGTTATTAATCACCCCACCGATTTCACCATCGGTCAATTACTCGATAAAGTGGATATAGAAAACGACAAATCAACCGAGTCATCACAAAGCTTAGTCTTTGCTGGCGGGCCTGTTGATACCGAGCGAGGGTTTGTTTTACATAGTACAAAATACGGATTCGCCACCAGCTCCGCTTTAAGTGAACAAATCATGATCACCACATCGAAAGATGTATTAGCGAGCTTAACGACCTCACAATCTCCCGATAACTTTTTAGTGACACTGGGTTACGCTGGTTGGAGTGCAGGCCAACTTGAGTCTGAGTTACAACAAAATGCTTGGCTCACGATTCAAGCCGATCCTGAGATTATTTTTAATACTCCGGCACATTTGCGCTGGGAAAAAGCCATCGAAATGTTAGGCATTGACTTGGCCATGTTGAGCCATCAAGTCGGCCACGCATAA
- the ruvX gene encoding Holliday junction resolvase RuvX, whose protein sequence is MAKKPSTPIGERTILGFDFGTRSIGIAVGQEITGSASPVKAVPAKDGIPNWDDILHVVEQWQPDLLVVGLPLNMDGTNQEVTFQAKKFANRLHNKTGLVVETQDERLTTADAKAQLFASGGYKKLSKGNVDSKSAQIILESYFENSYGN, encoded by the coding sequence ATGGCAAAAAAGCCATCAACGCCGATAGGTGAACGCACAATATTGGGTTTCGACTTTGGTACTCGCAGCATAGGCATTGCTGTTGGCCAAGAAATTACAGGCTCAGCCTCTCCGGTTAAAGCCGTCCCCGCCAAAGATGGCATCCCAAATTGGGATGATATTTTACATGTTGTAGAACAGTGGCAACCTGACTTACTTGTGGTTGGACTACCGCTCAATATGGATGGCACCAATCAAGAAGTAACGTTTCAAGCCAAAAAATTTGCCAATCGCCTTCATAACAAAACTGGATTAGTTGTCGAAACGCAAGACGAGCGCTTAACAACTGCAGATGCCAAGGCACAATTATTTGCCAGTGGTGGGTATAAAAAACTCTCTAAAGGAAATGTTGATAGTAAATCAGCCCAAATTATTTTAGAGAGTTATTTTGAAAACAGTTACGGTAATTAA
- a CDS encoding PilT/PilU family type 4a pilus ATPase: protein MSTLNGYLSQMINRSASDLFVSTFMPVSAKINGELTHLDDHDLTEEEALSLVESAMSEKQKKEFHDSKECNFAIATDQGRFRISAFWQRDKAGMVIRRIVSTIPDVNDLGLPPVLTDVIMAKRGLVLFVGGTGTGKSTSLAALIGYRNRNQRGHILTIEDPIEFVHEHQKSIVTQREVGLDTDSFESALKSSLRQAPDVILIGEIRSQETMEYALSFAETGHLCVATLHANNANQAIDRIMHLVPKEKHDKLKYDLALNLRAIVAQQLIPTADGNGRVAAIEVLLNSPMVAELIKKGDIGGIKETMSKSREMGMQTFDQALFDHYQRHRINYADALHHADSPNDLRLMIKLRNNEQQGAGFLQGVTIDGLGGDESN from the coding sequence ATGAGTACTTTAAATGGCTATTTAAGCCAAATGATCAACCGAAGCGCCTCTGATTTATTTGTATCTACCTTTATGCCTGTCAGTGCAAAAATAAATGGTGAATTAACCCATTTAGATGATCATGATTTAACAGAAGAAGAAGCGTTGTCGCTAGTTGAATCAGCGATGTCGGAGAAGCAAAAAAAAGAATTCCACGACTCAAAAGAATGTAACTTTGCGATAGCCACAGATCAAGGGCGTTTTCGTATTTCTGCATTTTGGCAGCGTGATAAAGCTGGGATGGTTATTCGTCGGATTGTGAGCACCATTCCTGATGTGAACGATTTAGGCCTTCCGCCAGTGTTGACCGATGTGATTATGGCCAAACGAGGGTTAGTCTTGTTTGTGGGGGGGACGGGCACCGGTAAATCAACTTCACTTGCAGCGTTAATTGGCTACCGTAATCGTAATCAACGTGGGCATATTTTAACGATTGAAGATCCAATCGAGTTTGTACATGAACATCAAAAAAGTATTGTCACGCAGCGGGAAGTTGGGCTTGATACAGATAGTTTTGAGTCAGCTTTGAAGAGTTCGTTACGTCAAGCGCCAGATGTTATCTTAATTGGTGAGATTCGCTCACAAGAAACAATGGAATACGCCTTGAGTTTTGCTGAGACGGGTCATTTATGTGTGGCCACACTTCACGCAAATAACGCCAACCAAGCGATTGACCGGATTATGCACCTGGTCCCAAAAGAAAAACATGATAAATTAAAATATGATCTTGCGCTTAATTTACGTGCAATTGTGGCGCAGCAATTGATTCCGACAGCCGATGGTAATGGGCGAGTGGCGGCAATTGAGGTGCTGCTGAATTCTCCGATGGTTGCTGAGCTGATTAAGAAAGGCGACATTGGTGGGATTAAAGAAACTATGTCGAAATCACGAGAAATGGGCATGCAAACCTTTGATCAGGCCTTATTTGATCATTATCAGCGCCACCGTATCAATTATGCCGATGCCTTACATCATGCTGACTCGCCAAATGATCTCCGGTTGATGATAAAACTACGAAATAATGAACAGCAAGGGGCTGGCTTTTTACAAGGCGTGACCATTGATGGGTTAGGCGGCGATGAGAGCAACTAA
- a CDS encoding type IV pilus twitching motility protein PilT yields the protein MDITELLAFSVQHKASDLHLSSGVSPMIRVDGDVRRINIPVLEAKDVNGLVYDIMNDKQRKEYEENLECDFSFEVPNLARFRVNAFNSNRGPAAVFRTIPSEVLTLDDLGAPDIFKTISDNPRGLVLVTGPTGSGKSTTLAAMVDYINANKHHHILTIEDPIEFVHQNKLSLINQREVHRDTKSFSNALRSALREDPDVILVGELRDLETIRLAMTAAETGHLVFGTLHTTSAPKTIDRIIDVFPGEEKDMVRSMLSESLRAVISQTLLKKITGGRIAAHEIMIGVPAIRNLIREDKIAQMYSSIQTGASHGMQTMDQCLLNLLNRGIISQAQAQAKAHDKGAFGGMGTM from the coding sequence ATGGATATTACCGAATTACTCGCCTTTAGTGTTCAGCACAAGGCGTCCGATTTACATTTATCATCTGGGGTATCACCTATGATACGTGTTGATGGTGATGTAAGACGCATTAATATTCCTGTGCTTGAAGCTAAAGATGTCAACGGTTTGGTGTATGACATTATGAATGATAAACAGCGCAAAGAATACGAAGAAAATTTAGAATGCGACTTTTCATTTGAAGTGCCAAATTTAGCGCGTTTTCGTGTGAATGCGTTTAACTCCAATCGCGGTCCAGCTGCGGTGTTTCGTACCATCCCAAGTGAGGTGTTAACCTTAGATGACTTAGGTGCCCCTGACATTTTCAAAACGATTTCAGATAACCCACGTGGTTTAGTGTTAGTGACGGGGCCGACCGGTTCGGGTAAGTCGACTACGCTCGCGGCGATGGTTGACTACATTAATGCCAACAAGCACCACCATATTTTAACCATTGAAGATCCAATTGAATTTGTACACCAAAATAAACTGAGCCTAATCAATCAGCGTGAAGTGCATCGTGATACTAAAAGCTTTAGTAATGCACTCAGAAGCGCATTACGTGAAGATCCCGATGTTATCTTGGTTGGTGAGCTACGTGATTTAGAAACCATCCGATTAGCGATGACAGCGGCAGAAACGGGTCACTTAGTGTTTGGTACTTTGCATACGACCTCAGCCCCAAAAACCATCGACCGTATTATTGACGTTTTCCCTGGTGAAGAAAAAGATATGGTGCGTTCAATGTTGTCTGAATCACTGCGCGCGGTTATTTCGCAAACGCTGTTAAAGAAGATTACGGGTGGCCGAATTGCTGCGCACGAAATTATGATTGGTGTTCCTGCTATTCGTAACTTAATCCGTGAAGATAAAATTGCCCAAATGTATTCGTCTATTCAGACTGGTGCATCTCATGGTATGCAAACGATGGATCAGTGTTTATTGAATCTACTAAACCGCGGCATTATTAGTCAAGCACAAGCACAGGCCAAAGCTCATGATAAAGGAGCATTTGGTGGCATGGGCACAATGTAA
- a CDS encoding YggS family pyridoxal phosphate-dependent enzyme yields the protein MTPQLSDNYMVTIAERLKSAYARIALAEKKAQKPAQSVSLLAVSKTKPVQLIIDAYEAGHRKFGESYVQEAVDKIKQLPHRDIEWHFIGPIQSNKTKPIAENFSWVQSVERIKIADRLNKQRPNNLLPLNVLIQVNISNDAAKSGCPVEEVSELAEFIAQSRQLTLRGLMTIPAQTDNEAELIASFSQLRACFDTLKTQYPSMDTLSMGMSGDVEAAITAGSTMVRIGTDIFGARDYPTQQH from the coding sequence ATAACTCCACAACTATCTGATAATTATATGGTTACAATAGCAGAACGACTTAAATCCGCCTACGCAAGAATTGCGCTTGCAGAGAAAAAAGCACAAAAACCAGCGCAAAGTGTGAGCTTGCTTGCTGTTAGCAAAACCAAGCCAGTTCAATTAATCATAGATGCTTATGAAGCTGGACACCGAAAATTTGGTGAGTCATACGTGCAAGAAGCCGTCGATAAAATAAAACAGCTCCCACATAGAGATATTGAGTGGCATTTTATTGGGCCTATTCAATCGAATAAAACCAAGCCCATCGCAGAAAACTTCTCATGGGTACAAAGTGTCGAACGGATAAAAATCGCTGACAGACTCAATAAACAACGACCCAATAATTTGTTGCCTCTCAATGTGCTCATCCAAGTTAATATCTCTAACGATGCAGCGAAATCAGGCTGCCCTGTTGAAGAAGTATCTGAATTAGCTGAGTTTATTGCACAATCTCGTCAATTAACTCTAAGAGGTTTAATGACTATCCCAGCTCAAACGGATAATGAAGCAGAACTCATCGCAAGCTTTAGCCAATTAAGGGCTTGTTTTGATACACTTAAAACCCAATATCCTTCTATGGATACTTTATCTATGGGGATGAGTGGTGATGTCGAAGCGGCGATTACTGCTGGTTCAACCATGGTTCGCATTGGTACTGATATTTTTGGTGCCCGTGATTACCCGACTCAACAACATTAA
- the proC gene encoding pyrroline-5-carboxylate reductase, with the protein MSQATVAFIGTGNMSYAIIGGMINSGFSAAHIIATNRNQSKLDKVANDFGVQTQTDNLIALAQADIIVLSVKPQMMADLCQTFADSGIDLSDKVFVSVAAGITVARLREMLRQDVKLVRCMPNTPSLLGKGVSGLFAAGTNEQENATITEIFSATGIAMWLEKESQINDIIAVTGSSPAYFFLFMEAIESKAKALGFSPEQARQLVQQTAMGAAMMVEDQQIEINELRNNVTSKGGTTAAAIAHLQQQGLENTVSDAMDACIARALQMEQEL; encoded by the coding sequence ATGTCTCAAGCAACAGTTGCATTCATTGGTACTGGAAATATGAGTTATGCCATTATTGGTGGCATGATCAACAGTGGTTTTAGTGCCGCACACATCATTGCAACCAACCGCAACCAAAGCAAACTCGACAAAGTAGCCAATGACTTTGGCGTACAAACACAAACCGATAATTTAATCGCCCTTGCGCAAGCTGATATTATTGTGCTGTCTGTGAAACCACAGATGATGGCCGATTTATGCCAAACATTTGCTGATTCTGGCATTGATTTGAGCGACAAAGTGTTCGTCTCTGTCGCTGCCGGTATCACAGTTGCTCGTTTACGTGAAATGTTACGCCAAGACGTCAAGCTTGTTCGCTGCATGCCAAACACACCTTCATTACTCGGTAAAGGCGTATCAGGATTGTTTGCCGCTGGTACAAACGAGCAAGAAAACGCCACCATTACAGAGATTTTTAGCGCCACTGGCATTGCAATGTGGCTTGAGAAAGAATCACAAATTAATGACATTATTGCTGTCACTGGTTCGTCACCTGCCTATTTCTTCCTATTTATGGAAGCCATAGAATCAAAAGCGAAAGCGCTGGGTTTTAGTCCTGAGCAAGCGCGTCAGTTAGTCCAGCAAACAGCCATGGGCGCTGCAATGATGGTTGAAGATCAACAGATTGAAATTAATGAACTGCGCAATAATGTCACCTCAAAAGGGGGCACCACAGCCGCAGCCATTGCACACCTCCAACAGCAAGGTTTAGAAAATACAGTCAGTGATGCGATGGATGCCTGTATTGCTCGCGCCCTGCAAATGGAACAAGAACTTTAA
- a CDS encoding YggT family protein: MNAFKFLIEIAFDLFLMVVLLRFWLQLAKADFYNPLSQFVIKATSPLVNPLRKIIPGFGGFDLASLVLAFIIAFAKISTVMLLFFNGWDPVNALVGGVITLFKEALNLVFWVLIIRAILSWVSQGHNPIEAVFHQLTEPMLRPIRKILPPLGGLDLSILVLIVALQFLQILFMDLFR, translated from the coding sequence ATGAATGCATTTAAATTTTTAATTGAAATAGCGTTTGACCTATTTTTAATGGTCGTACTGCTGCGCTTTTGGCTGCAATTAGCTAAAGCGGATTTTTATAACCCGCTGAGCCAATTTGTCATTAAAGCGACCTCCCCATTAGTGAACCCTTTGCGTAAAATTATTCCTGGTTTTGGTGGCTTCGATTTAGCCTCTTTAGTGCTCGCGTTCATCATCGCATTTGCCAAAATCAGTACCGTCATGCTGTTATTTTTTAACGGCTGGGATCCAGTCAATGCGTTAGTAGGAGGCGTAATTACACTGTTTAAAGAAGCGCTTAATTTAGTGTTTTGGGTGCTCATCATCAGAGCAATCTTAAGCTGGGTGAGCCAAGGCCACAATCCTATAGAAGCAGTTTTTCATCAGTTAACTGAGCCTATGCTTCGTCCAATTCGTAAAATATTACCGCCATTAGGTGGTTTAGATTTATCGATTTTAGTACTCATTGTGGCTTTACAGTTTTTACAAATTCTATTTATGGATTTGTTTCGTTAA
- a CDS encoding DUF4426 domain-containing protein, with protein sequence MIARIFTVFALLLSGTVFANDDGGQYKQLGDWEVHYIAFPSTFLQPNIAKHYGLERSKYSGVINISVLDSRHKDKPAQQVEIVGQARNLLGNTVSLDFKEVVEGDAVYYIAPIKFTNEEIYRFNIDLKQGRQQHTLKFQQKFYVD encoded by the coding sequence ATGATCGCCCGTATTTTCACTGTTTTTGCGCTATTGTTAAGTGGCACTGTATTCGCTAATGATGATGGCGGACAATATAAACAGCTTGGTGATTGGGAGGTGCATTACATTGCCTTCCCTTCGACTTTTTTACAGCCGAATATTGCCAAACATTATGGCCTTGAGCGCAGTAAATATAGCGGTGTTATCAATATTTCCGTATTAGATAGCCGCCATAAAGACAAGCCAGCCCAACAGGTCGAGATTGTTGGCCAAGCCAGAAATTTACTCGGTAACACGGTCAGCTTGGATTTTAAAGAAGTCGTTGAAGGGGATGCGGTTTATTATATTGCACCAATTAAGTTTACCAATGAAGAAATTTACCGCTTTAATATCGACTTGAAACAAGGTCGTCAACAACACACATTAAAATTCCAACAAAAATTCTATGTAGATTAG